Proteins encoded together in one Porites lutea chromosome 2, jaPorLute2.1, whole genome shotgun sequence window:
- the LOC140929123 gene encoding uncharacterized protein: MGCGNSTARADNENGGSKFDFSRRNTLVEKPNVVVEIGKGVMKIDRERRIVFIFGGPGSAKGCIVNDLKAMFSFAFVSAEDLILQKLPEKATEQGLEPMSGTHGLAELLKNNPDVLTLDWVLEILEEEIKKYPDQPILVDLIPNLKFMMRVDGFIKKCDKEMEEFEKRFPCAFALNLTLSKEDLLKNIKNSHSPACAKPPSSDPRDASSDQGDEMDTSRTKRRFALYERSVQDFLNYFSIGERIVRFDTSAAQVQHIWDAMMDFFAAEMDFSANRVINTVVLFSFDEETYRSIDTSRYPMKEILLSELTEKPQAPAEDVLSVLAKHLDESALQTRSFLVDVSGTSIDKEHICDQFTRPQILFVDVDIGQLDYFMHGLKRKTNRKKSIFRKKAQIYKAVSSTENETLLFPEHVDTEICRRIAICLADQRTAH; encoded by the exons ATGGGTTGTGGGAATAGTACGGCAAGAGCAGATAACGAAAACGGAGgctcaaaatttgattttagcCGACGAAACACGTTAGTTGAGAAGCCCAATGTCGTGGTGGAGATTGGGAAGGGGGTGATGAAAATCGACAGGGAACGGCGTATCGTGTTCATTTTCG GTGGACCTGGATCAGCAAAAGGCTGTATTGTCAATGACCTGAAAGCCATGTTTAGCTTTGCCTTTGTATCAGCAGAAGATTTAATTTTACAAAAACTTCCAGAGAAAGCCACTGAACAGGGTCTTGAACCCATGTCAGGAACACATGGACTTGCAGAACTTTTGAAAAACAATCCAGATGTTCTCACATTGGACTGGGTTTTGGAAATTCTTGAAGAAGAGATCAAGAAGTATCCTGATCAACCAATTCTGGTGGACCTAATCCCAAATCTTAAATTTATGATGAGAGTGGATGGATTCATCAAGAAATGTGACAAAGAAATGGAAGAATTTGAAAAGAGG ttcCCATGTGCCTTTGCCTTGAACTTGACGTTATCAAAAGAGgatcttttaaaaaacataaaGAACAGTCATTCTCCAGCCTGTGCAAAGCCTCCAAGCTCAGATCCAAGAGATGCGTCCTCTGACCAAGGTGATGAAATGGATACAAGCAGAACCAAACGCCGTTTTGCACTTTATGAAAGGTCTGTACAAGATTTCTTAAATTACTTCAGTATTGGGGAAAGAATAGTGAGGTTTGACACATCTGCAGCGCAAGTGCAGCATATCTGGGATGCTATGATGGACTTCTTTGCCGCAGAAATGGATTTTAGTGCCAACAGAGTCATTAACACCGTGGTACTTTTTTCGTTTG ACGAAGAAACATACAGGTCAATAGATACCAGTAGATATCCCATGAAGGAAATTCTACTATCTGAGCTAACTGAAAAACCTCAGGCACCTGCT gaGGATGTTCTTTCAGTGCTTGCCAAGCATTTAGATGAAAGTGCTTTGCAGACACGTTCATTCTTGGTTGACGTTTCAGGTACATCAATTGATAAAGAACATATCTGTGATCAG tTCACAAGACCACAGATTCTTTTTGTTGATGTCGACATTGGACAGTTAGATTACTTCATGCACGGTCTGAAGCGGAAAACTAACAGAAAGAAATCCATTTTTCGGAAAAAAGCTCAGATTTACAAGGCAGTGAGCTCGACAGAAAACGAAACTTTACTCTTCCCAGAACACGTTGACACGGAGATCTGCAGAAGAATCGCTATCTGTTTAGCAGACCAAAGAACCGCACACTAA